One segment of Erigeron canadensis isolate Cc75 chromosome 2, C_canadensis_v1, whole genome shotgun sequence DNA contains the following:
- the LOC122587249 gene encoding protein RST1, translating to MDYQALLERTRLPQPSLQKLAVISIFQNLRSSSLSGPDFDRAVNAVAQCLNSNSPAVIDQSVREVCLLVKDSKLDVSRGLLELQSALEGTHSRFVNVFVKAIGFIVQLGFRNDVQGFRFPSAEAHPFVKVLSCRKEVHSELVRQVLAFIMQNRHLGMDGVCEFLRPFLNFLVLQMSSSAIVSFLAKNLLSSIASLCCSFPEDALPVFKLLMRCFKHMHRDSAENVARVSHLMETTVDAFVAVLSHLAGDDMLIHEAQLCGAELLELVFSLCRDIHKFSGGEECIFDMSRRLIVVQSELGLEFIPEVSTVILSLFVSLIQSDIEHIQLSILKLVLALIQWKSVNETIIDVHEEILFVFPTINLMSSPSRYVKEAASELLVILRKLSVGLLVSPINELLVEERFPRISRLEDIISRVFRHLWSQDQTSFYLHWIYDKIVEEQNFQRSWTASIMEYCQKMVEAQKSSLSKSQSQEISLCEIPPLIVAIASVLIVHPTLGNSAADLLAVTVSMDPKLGVPLFLVIIFYQNIFCGKGEEMNFHDILLKLLKVLPNLVSHSAMIPLVVQIILPMLQKDANPVLYAMALRLLCKTWEINDRIFASLQGLLLPEAFTQFKCERSICISMAVTIRDVCQKNPDRGVDIILSVEACIESTDVIIQAFGVQSLSLLCEADVIDFYTAWSVIAKYALRYSNDPVVVNSICLLLKWGAMDVESYPENATSILQILWKVATSKYPFRASSWANARASAFEALIQYEVPHILQFIPDFREKNIEVLVSETDPKVLEALEIFEAKMITHEHITRRRVLKEKRMPANKIEKLLDVFPRAIGLSGINSKERKVPGAALFHLSFSAEDENNKGGSKVLHDLHAKYEMALVEIAASLQLSRNMIVALLSLQSWKPFLQHWLHACIKLLDIKAPTSVLDTTSKAADDILKCMKQRAEKSIPRSAENIGLAVGALCLVLPPSDHATKVSASKFLLSWLFQHEHEYRQWSAAISLGVISSCLHVTDHKQKFQNINALLEVACTSKSTLVRGACGLALGYSCQDLLTHFQAGANSHRDKELHEFQESDLLGKIIRTICRLIDQHTLSSTTTLEALSEYFPQLPNTTDPDITSSFLNKSSDNIEEDIWGVAGLVIGLGSSVTAVYRSGYTDAVKKIQNLIISWIPHENPLEPILSLGACLAIPIVVSFTQKVELIDNVKLNYLVGGYKELISELLSTKSSVPFRQNLLMASCVGAGSYLGCILNEGVHSLDAKCVKELLDMFKEIYSYPQPPLVHLGAMLGVINALGAGAGTMFLRCPLPFSRSGPEQKESSYICGPLFSNADMELRLTSLIQDIFLVAQHSDDHQLQHFAAWAVSFLRHYIWSSDLHKVDGAKPNSASQSFPNDNVVMKLSIWLMNLNYSGAVTSPHISTVATVLRCLTNAPRLPQLDWGPIIRRCMRYEDADILQGDPAFKRGKLREACLVFSLVHGSNFNALLTFLDELFDLSRFKMLQMNLQLCILSHMPHTLKIFSGSRLEKLFSDLTTFIQSPSSSDHIYNPEQKSLLRISCWKGVHLCFEEASLVSEDLLPSLENFMEVLFSLLPKGSRLRSLELSYEGEEWSKAVRCLGKARHVWLSHCLQIEEMSFSQESHLNSETKKKMIAKARLVEIGSIPLNELSQLKPYILNTRSDAIWEVLVEVVMALQHVEGSIKRPWLVDAAEISCVTSYPTTAIQFIGLLCGSMSKYMPLLTVNPRTVLSDLPVTLTSLLLDNSPWGIVAESVASIMWTSTKRIYSWVSNEADFSTQQSIDEPDRERGVFLLKVMHQTCVALQDHLSPEQQLMLANMTIP from the exons ATGGACTATCAGGCTCTCCTAGAGCGCACTCGATTACCACAACCATCACTCCAAAAACTCGCAGTTATCTCCATTTTCCAGAACCTCCGATCATCTTCTCTATCCGGTCCCGATTTCGATCGAGCCGTAAACGCCGTTGCGCAATGTTTAAACTCAAATTCACCGGCGGTTATCGATCAATCGGTTCGAGAGGTTTGTTTACTTGTAAAAGATTCCAAATTGGATGTTAGTAGAGGCTTATTGGAACTTCAGTCGGCTTTAGAAGGCACTCATTCTCGGTTTGTGAATGTTTTTGTTAAAGCGATAGGGTTTATTGTTCAGTTAGGGTTTCGAAATGATGTCCAGGGGTTTAGGTTTCCGTCGGCCGAAGCTCATCCTTTTGTTAAG GTACTTTCTTGCCGAAAAGAGGTTCATTCTGAGCTCGTGCGACAGGTTCTTGCATTTATTATGCAGAATCGCCATTTGGGAATGGATGGCGTATGTGAATTTTTGAGaccatttttaaactttttggtTTTACAAATGTCATCTTCAGCTATAGTGTCTTTCTTGGCTAAAAACCTTTTATCCTCGATTGCATCATTGTGTTGTTCATTTCCTGAAGATGCACTTCCTGTTTTCAAGCTGTTGATGAGATGCTTTAAGCATATGCATCGTGATAGTGCAGAA aatGTGGCTCGTGTTTCTCATCTCATGGAGACTACCGTTGACGCATTTGTTGCGGTTTTGAGCCACTTGGCTGGTGATGATATG CTGATTCATGAAGCACAATTATGCGGAGCAGAACTTTTAGAGCTGGTCTTTTCACTGTGCAGAGATATTCATAAATTTTCTGGTGGAGAAGAGTGCATCTTTGACATGTCAAGGCGCTTAATAGTTGTGCAGTCAGAGCTTGGTTTAGAATTTATACCTGAAGTATCTACTGTGATTTTGTCATTGTTTGTTAGCCTGATTCAGTCAGACATAGAGCACATACAgttatcaatattaaaattGGTTCTCGCTCTTATACAATGGAAAAGTGTAAATG AGACCATCATTGATGTGCATGAAgagattttatttgtttttcccaCTATCAACCTCATGTCATCTCCTTCCAGATATGTTAAAGAAGCAGCATCGGAGTTGCTTGTTATCTTAAGAAAGCTCTCTGTGGGTCTCTTGGTTTCTCCCATAAATGAATTGCTCGTGGAAGAGAGATTTCCACGTATCAGTAGACTAGAAGACATTATATCCAGGGTCTTCCGTCATTTGTGGTCTCAG GATCAAACTTCTTTTTATCTACATTGGATATATGAtaaaattgttgaagaacaaAATTTCCAGAGAAGTTGGACAGCCTCAATAATGGAGTATTGTCAAAAGATGGTTGAAGCTCAAAAATCATCTCTTTCCAAGTCTCAGTCACAGGAGATATCTCTATGTG AAATTCCACCATTAATTGTTGCAATTGCCAGTGTTCTTATTGTACATCCTACGTTGGGGAACTCTGCGGCGGATCTCCTAGCTGTTACTGTCAGTATGGATCCCAAACTTGGCGTTCCATTGTTTCTAGTAATTATATTTTACCAAAACATATTCTGTGGAAAAGGTGAAGAAATGAATTTCCATGATATATTA CTAAAACTTCTTAAAGTGCTACCCAACCTTGTGTCACATTCTGCAATGATACCACTGGTAGTCCAGATCATCTTACCAATGCTTCAGAAGGATGCAAATCC AGTGTTATATGCTATGGCTTTGCGTCTGCTTTGTAAGACCTGGGAGATCAATGACCGCATTTTTGCGAGTTTGCAG GGTTTATTACTTCCGGAAGCATTCACCCAGTTCAAATGTGAGAGAAGTATTTGTATAAGTATGGCTGTTACCATTCGAGATGTTTGTCAAAAAAATCCTGACAGGGGTGTAGACATTATCTTGTCTGTTGAG GCATGCATTGAGAGCACGGATGTTATAATTCAAGCTTTTGGTGTTCAAAGCCTCTCCCTTCTTTGTGAAGCTGATGTAATTG ACTTTTATACTGCCTGGAGTGTTATAGCGAAGTATGCCCTGAGATACTCCAACGATCCAGTTGTTGTAAATAG CATATGTCTGCTGTTAAAATGGGGTGCAATGGACGTTGAATCATATCCAGAAAATGCAACGAGCATTTTGCAGATACTATGGAAAGTTGCCACGTCAAAATATCCATTTCGTGCCTCTTCATGGGCAAATGCTAGAGCATCTGCTTTTGAGGCATTAATCCAGTATGAG GTACCTCATATCCTACAATTCATTCCAGATTTCAGGGAAAAGAACATAGAGGTGCTTGTTTCTGAGACTGACCCCAAAGTTCTCGAGGCATTGGAGATATTTGAAGCAAAGATGATAACTCACGAACACAT AACTAGGCGAAGAGTATTAAAGGAGAAAAGGATGCCTGCCAACAAGATTGAGAAATTACTAGATGTCTTTCCTCGGGCTATTGGTCTTTCAG GAATTAACAGTAAAGAAAGGAAAGTACCAGGTGCAGCTTTATTTCACCTTTCTTTCAGTGCGGAAGATGAAAATAATAAAGGAGGGTCAAAG GTTTTGCACGACTTACATGCCAAATACGAGATGGCTTTAGTCGAGATAGCTGCATCACTACAGCTCTCAAGGAATATGATAGTAGCACTTCTTTCACTGCAATCCTGGAAACCTTTCCTGCAACATTGGCTGCACGCTTGCATAAAGCTGCTGGATATTAAAGCACCCACCAGTGTTTTGGATACGACTTCCAAAGCAGCTGATGATATTCTCAAG TGTATGAAACAAAGGGCTGAGAAATCTATTCCTAGATCTGCTGAAAATATTGGGCTAGCTGTGGGTGCACTTTGTCTG GTCCTTCCTCCATCCGATCATGCTACAAAAGTCAGTGCCTCAAAATTTCTTCTGAGTTGGTTATTTCAGCATGAACATGAATATCGCCAATGGTCGGCTGCAATTTCTCTTGGAGTCATCTCAAGTTGCTTACATGTGACTGATCACAAACAAAAATTCCAAAACATCAATGCACTTCTTGAG GTTGCATGTACCAGCAAAAGCACACTCGTAAGAGGGGCTTGTGGATTGGCTTTAGGTTATTCATGTCAGGATCTTCTTACACATTTTCAAGCCGGAGCTAATTCCCATCGGGACAAAGAACTTCACGAGTTCCAGGAAAGTGACTTACTTGGAAAGATTATTAGGACCATATGTCGGTTAATAGATCAACACACTCTATCTTCAACTACAACTCTCGAAGCCCTATCTGAATACTTCCCACAACTACCAAATACTACTGATCCAGACATTACTtcaagttttttaaataaaagttctGATAATATAGAAGAAGATATATGGGGTGTTGCAGGACTTGTCATTGGTTTAGGAAGTTCTGTTACTGCAGTATACAGATCTGGATATACAGATgctgttaagaaaatacaaaatttgattaTATCATGGATTCCTCATGAAAATCCATTGGAGCCAATTCTATCCTTGGGAGCTTGTCTTGCGATTCCAATTGTAGTGTCTTTTACCCAGAAGGTAGAACTAATTGACAATGTTAAGCTGAATTACCTTGTGGGTGGCTATAAAGAGCTAATCAGCGAATTATTATCTACAAAAAGTTCCGTGCCTTTTCGCCAGAATTTGTTGATGGCATCTTGTGTCGGGGCAGGAAGTTATCTTGGATGCATCTTGAATGAAGGGGTCCATTCATTGGATGCCAAGTGTGTAAAAGAATTACTAGATATGTTCAAAGAGATCTATTCTTATCCTCAACCTCCTCTTGTGCATTTAGGTGCAATGCTTGGAGTTATAAATGCATTAGGAGCAGGGGCTGGGACCATGTTTCTGCGCTGTCCCCTTCCCTTTTCTCGATCTGGTCCCGAACAGAAG GAATCCTCTTATATTTGTGGTCCTTTATTCTCAAATGCTGATATGGAGCTTCGTTTGACGTCTTTGATACAAGATATCTTTCTTGTTGCTCAACATTCTGATGACCACCAACTGCAACACTTTGCAGCTTGGGCAGTTTCATTTCTTAGACATTACATCTGGTCCAGTGATCTTCACAAAGTGGACGGTGCAAAACCAAATTCTGCATCCCAAAGTTTCCCCAATGATAACGTAGTCATGAAACTCAGCATATGGCTAATGAACCTAAATTACTCTGGG GCTGTTACCAGTCCACACATCAGTACAGTTGCCACTGTTTTGCGATGCCTTACTAATGCTCCAAGGCTCCCACAGCTCGATTGGGGGCCAATCATTAGAAGGTGCATGAGATATGAGGATGCTGATATATTACAAGGAGATCCTGCTTTTAAGAGAGGAAAACTGAGGGAAGCCTGTTTAGTGTTCTCTTTGGTTCATGGCAGCAATTTTAATGCTTTGCTCACCTTCCTTGATGAGCTCTTTGACCTCTCGAGGTTTAAGATGCTTCAAATGAATTTGCAGTTGTGCATACTTTCTCATATGCCCCATACATTAAAGATATTTTCAGGATCTAGGCTTGAAAAGCTATTTAGTGATCTTACCACCTTTATACAGTCACCATCTTCATCTGATCACATTTATAATCCAGAGCAGAAAAGCCTGCTAAGAATTTCATGCTGGAAGGGTGTTCATCTGTGTTTTGAGGAAGCCTCTCTTGTGTCTGAGGATCTTTTGCCTAGCCTTGAGAATTTTATGGAGGTTCTCTTTTCTCTATTGCCAAAAGGTTCAAGGTTAAGGTCTTTAGAGTTGAGTTATGAAGGGGAGGAGTGGTCCAAGGCAGTAAGATGTCTTGGGAAGGCTCGTCATGTATGGTTATCACATTGTCTACAG ATTGAGGAGATGAGTTTCAGTCAGGAAAGCCATCTTAATTctgaaacaaagaaaaagatgattGCTAAAGCGAGGCTGGTGGAGATTGGATCCATTCCATTGAATGAGCTGTCACAACTGAAACCTTACATATTGAACACCAGATCTGATG CTATATGGGAAGTTCTGGTGGAAGTTGTGATGGCTTTGCAGCATGTTGAAGGAAGTATTAAACGGCCATGGCTTGTTGATGCAGCAGAAATTAGCTGTGTCACAAGTTACCCTACAACA GCTATACAGTTTATTGGTTTGCTGTGTGGTAGCATGTCCAAGTATATGCCTCTTCTGACTGTGAACCCTCGTACTGTGTTGAGTGACCTGCCTGTAACCCTTACTTCCCTACTACTCGATAACAGTCCCTGGGGGATAGTAGCTGAATCAGTGGCTTCAATTATGTGGACTTCAACTAAGCGTATTTATAGCTGGGTATCCAATGAAGCAGACTTTTCAACCCAACAATCTATTGATGAACCCGACAGAGAGAGGGGTGTGTTTCTGTTAAAAGTGATGCATCAGACTTGTGTTGCTTTACAAGATCATCTGTCTCCTGAGCAGCAGTTAATGCTTGCTAACATGACCATCCCCTGA